A single genomic interval of Tenuifilum sp. 4138str harbors:
- a CDS encoding T9SS type A sorting domain-containing protein produces the protein MKAKKLLLTLIVGLAAAMGYTQNGWVWLKQFTQSPNPNLANELDIYQVRYAQSGNIYVLGSFKSHFILNGVTYNGYSPTKLDIFIAKFDSDGNVAWVKTVGGSEGDQPDDLAIDASENLYVSGFFQGTCDFGTGNTLTSDGGNDGFLAKYNSNGVLQWVRKAAYGSSGNERVSAITVGKDGNLYVAGMSQSTSFTVGDGTNGQNYTNADSNRDLFTASFTPAGVYRWSKQIPGNNNSSLFRAIAVDETNSLYVGGALAGTLTLDGTPYTSAGSGDIILVKASPTDGTTIWVRKGGSTSDDQLNSIAVYDNFTYIIGYIQGTGTIDSTATQQSSQFTTAGSNDIFVAKYNLDGRLIWKRTIGSTGGDVGYGLNVFNNILVATGYFSNSINFNLNTITSGGNNDAAFFVFDVESNAVLARSVSGTQDDRGQGIALDTLYNVYFGGYFTSPTLTVGTNTLTNSGSGYKDLFLTKNHNDFTAAFTYKKNVSCNGGSDGALTVTPYFGIPPYSYSWKLNGNPYAATDSSITNLAAGTYEVTVTDNNSSQSTVSYTVTQPAALSLSHTQTNVSCYGEMDGTINLTVSGGTSPFSYFWTTENGSGHVIDAEDQNSLGAGDYQVTVTDVNGCQTNDNYTITQPTKISIAGTVTNITGAGSNGAVDITVSGGSGTYSSYSWKLGVTEVATTEDISDLDVGGTYKVIVTDNTSCKDSNSFVVLDERNFHAWVSAQTNVNCKGESTGEVTVSYAENIGTVTVLWSSGETTFTITGKPAGSYTATLTDDNDTPGYTDDDKTAVVDVDITEPAQILDGTIVSYPTSCYGGSDGILDLTPSGGTGPYTYSWNTSPVRTTQDINNLQAGTYEVTITDSKGCTTVKSGTVNQPADISFDFLSTQPTCYNTYTGSLSVNNLTGGTAPYSYLWSNTLTTPTISNIKSGNYWLKVTDSKGCNKTNSTYLSQPSDISISHSENKPTCPESKNGSIGLTVSGGTPGYTYFWSGPDIVNATDKDQVNLGPGTYNVTVTDANSCTKDYQVILTSANPTPTVNLTTNDADNSICPGTEVIFTANGGSTYEFFLNGLTVQGPGTAYAYSNSTLADGDQVFAEVTSAAGCKASTNTITITVFTLPTVTANASQNPICQGDGVTLTGGGAVSYVWDKGVIDGQVFYPASTDTYTVIGTDANGCQNSAQITVTVNPVPNAVISTTDPLEYCADQTVSTLFSASPSDGSFYQWIKDGQNISGAHTNTYTATEPGFYSVYLIKNGCWSISDEIEVIVHPLPTVTLTDFTPVCVDAAPFALDGGSPTGGVYSGNGVSGSTFDPAAAGAGTHTITYTYTDGNGCVNSDSKDITVNPLPTVTLADFTPVCVDAAPFTLDGGSPTGGVYSGNGVSGSTFDPAAAGAGTHTITYTYTDGNGCVNSASKDITVNPLPTVTLADLTPVCVDAAPIPLDGGSPTGGVYSGNGVSGSTFDPAAAGAGTHTITYTYTDGNGCVNSEAKGIIVKPLPSATISTSDPTDWCEGTTINVTFTAETADSYQWLLNGNPISGETNPTLNVSAAGIYSLSATTNGCTAIGNTIEISVISTPAVSIETTDPANWCEGDEVNVLLQANPSGGSAYQWRKDGNDIDQATQPQYLATEAGTYSVIATFAGGCQATSSDFIITVNPLPVIDLPDDTIRIDTTQQYTLDAGTGLSSYLWNNSTTEQTLLVDGQTYGEGIFKFWVTVTNEFGCAATDTAVIKIALPNSLPTDKMYSISIYPNPTTGNFSIKITGFEPGRYKLEFYNAIGNKVRSRDITIENTETDITDNMERLPKGLYYIRFGNSKKYLIRKLILE, from the coding sequence ATGAAAGCGAAAAAGTTGCTTTTAACGCTTATAGTTGGCCTAGCAGCAGCTATGGGCTATACCCAAAATGGGTGGGTTTGGTTAAAGCAGTTCACCCAGTCGCCCAATCCAAATCTGGCAAATGAGCTGGATATATATCAAGTCCGATATGCACAATCCGGTAACATTTATGTTTTAGGCTCCTTTAAATCGCATTTTATTCTAAATGGTGTTACCTATAATGGTTACTCACCAACCAAACTGGACATTTTTATTGCCAAGTTTGACTCCGACGGAAATGTAGCATGGGTAAAAACAGTAGGAGGAAGTGAGGGTGACCAGCCCGATGACCTTGCTATTGACGCCTCTGAGAACCTGTACGTTTCTGGTTTCTTTCAGGGTACCTGCGATTTCGGAACTGGAAATACTCTTACTTCCGATGGGGGTAACGATGGCTTTTTAGCAAAATACAACTCAAATGGAGTTTTGCAGTGGGTACGTAAAGCTGCATATGGTTCATCGGGAAACGAGCGAGTATCTGCAATCACCGTTGGTAAGGATGGTAATCTTTACGTTGCCGGTATGTCGCAAAGCACTTCATTTACGGTAGGCGATGGAACTAATGGACAAAACTACACCAACGCCGATAGCAACCGCGACCTTTTTACTGCAAGCTTTACCCCTGCAGGTGTTTACCGCTGGTCAAAGCAAATTCCTGGCAACAACAATTCATCGCTATTTAGAGCAATCGCAGTGGATGAAACCAATTCGCTCTATGTAGGTGGTGCACTTGCAGGCACACTCACCTTAGATGGTACCCCTTACACATCGGCTGGTAGTGGTGACATAATCCTTGTGAAAGCAAGTCCAACCGATGGCACTACTATCTGGGTTCGCAAGGGTGGTAGTACTTCCGATGATCAACTAAACAGCATTGCTGTTTACGATAACTTTACATACATTATTGGTTATATTCAGGGGACAGGGACAATTGACAGTACTGCAACACAGCAATCATCGCAGTTCACTACTGCTGGCAGCAACGATATTTTTGTAGCCAAGTATAACCTCGACGGACGATTAATCTGGAAAAGAACCATAGGTTCAACTGGAGGCGATGTGGGATATGGCCTGAACGTTTTCAATAACATTTTGGTAGCCACTGGTTATTTTTCAAATTCCATAAACTTTAACCTTAACACTATTACATCGGGCGGTAATAACGATGCTGCATTCTTTGTCTTCGACGTAGAATCAAATGCCGTTCTGGCTAGGTCAGTATCGGGAACCCAAGACGATCGTGGACAGGGTATCGCACTTGATACGCTTTACAACGTTTACTTTGGGGGATATTTTACATCACCTACACTAACAGTTGGTACTAACACTCTGACCAATTCAGGGTCAGGCTATAAAGACCTTTTCCTTACTAAAAATCATAACGATTTTACTGCAGCTTTCACTTACAAGAAGAATGTTAGCTGTAATGGAGGCTCCGATGGAGCCCTTACCGTTACCCCATACTTTGGAATACCCCCATACTCCTATAGCTGGAAACTAAATGGGAACCCATACGCGGCAACTGACTCCTCAATTACAAATTTGGCTGCCGGTACCTATGAGGTAACCGTAACCGATAACAATTCAAGTCAGTCAACCGTAAGCTACACCGTTACTCAGCCTGCTGCACTTTCACTCAGTCACACCCAAACCAACGTGAGTTGTTACGGCGAAATGGATGGAACCATTAACCTAACGGTTTCAGGCGGAACTTCGCCTTTCAGTTACTTCTGGACAACCGAAAACGGAAGTGGGCATGTGATTGATGCTGAAGATCAGAACAGCTTAGGTGCCGGCGATTACCAGGTGACGGTTACCGACGTGAATGGTTGCCAGACAAACGATAACTACACCATAACCCAGCCCACTAAAATTTCGATAGCGGGAACGGTTACAAACATTACCGGTGCTGGAAGTAATGGTGCTGTTGATATTACCGTTAGCGGAGGGTCGGGTACCTACTCCAGCTACTCCTGGAAACTTGGAGTAACCGAGGTGGCAACTACTGAAGATATTTCGGACCTCGATGTTGGTGGAACCTACAAAGTGATTGTAACCGATAACACTTCCTGCAAAGACTCCAACTCCTTTGTGGTACTCGACGAGAGGAACTTTCATGCTTGGGTTTCAGCCCAAACCAATGTTAACTGTAAAGGAGAAAGTACAGGAGAGGTTACCGTATCGTATGCCGAAAATATTGGTACCGTTACGGTTTTATGGTCAAGTGGCGAAACTACATTCACCATTACCGGTAAACCTGCAGGCAGCTACACTGCAACTCTAACTGACGATAATGACACCCCTGGTTATACGGATGATGATAAAACAGCTGTAGTTGATGTTGACATTACCGAACCTGCTCAAATACTCGATGGTACTATTGTTTCGTACCCAACCTCCTGTTACGGCGGTAGCGATGGGATACTCGACTTAACCCCAAGCGGAGGAACAGGCCCTTACACCTACTCATGGAACACTTCTCCGGTTCGCACAACACAGGATATAAATAACCTACAGGCAGGCACTTACGAGGTTACCATTACCGATAGTAAGGGGTGCACAACCGTTAAATCGGGCACGGTTAATCAACCTGCCGATATCTCGTTCGATTTCCTATCAACCCAGCCTACCTGCTATAACACCTACACCGGCTCATTGAGTGTTAACAACCTAACTGGTGGTACGGCACCTTACAGCTACTTATGGTCAAATACTCTTACCACCCCCACAATTTCAAATATTAAGAGCGGTAACTATTGGCTTAAGGTTACTGATAGTAAGGGATGTAACAAGACCAATTCAACATACCTTTCTCAACCCTCAGATATTAGCATAAGTCACTCAGAGAATAAGCCTACCTGCCCTGAATCGAAAAACGGTAGTATTGGACTAACAGTATCAGGTGGTACACCAGGATACACCTATTTCTGGAGTGGTCCCGATATTGTTAACGCCACCGATAAAGACCAAGTAAACCTTGGGCCAGGAACCTATAATGTAACCGTAACCGATGCAAATTCTTGCACAAAGGATTATCAGGTTATCCTTACCTCGGCAAACCCAACCCCAACTGTAAACCTTACAACCAACGATGCCGATAACTCAATATGTCCGGGTACTGAGGTTATCTTCACTGCTAACGGTGGCTCAACCTATGAATTTTTCCTTAACGGATTAACAGTTCAAGGTCCGGGAACAGCCTATGCATATAGCAACTCAACACTAGCTGACGGCGACCAGGTTTTTGCTGAGGTAACCTCAGCAGCGGGTTGTAAGGCAAGCACAAACACAATAACCATAACCGTGTTCACTCTACCAACGGTTACCGCCAATGCCAGCCAGAATCCAATTTGCCAGGGCGATGGTGTTACATTAACCGGAGGTGGAGCCGTATCGTATGTTTGGGATAAAGGGGTGATTGACGGGCAGGTGTTCTACCCTGCATCAACCGATACCTACACAGTAATTGGAACCGATGCTAACGGTTGCCAAAACTCAGCACAAATTACTGTAACGGTTAACCCTGTTCCCAATGCTGTAATTAGCACTACCGATCCGCTAGAGTACTGCGCCGATCAAACCGTTAGCACATTGTTTTCCGCATCGCCCTCCGATGGCTCATTCTACCAGTGGATAAAGGACGGACAAAATATTTCGGGAGCTCATACCAACACCTATACCGCAACAGAGCCAGGTTTCTACTCCGTTTACCTAATCAAGAATGGTTGTTGGAGCATTAGCGATGAAATTGAAGTTATTGTTCATCCTCTACCTACAGTTACCCTAACCGACTTTACTCCCGTTTGCGTGGATGCTGCTCCCTTTGCCCTCGATGGCGGATCGCCTACCGGTGGGGTTTACTCCGGAAATGGTGTTTCGGGTAGTACATTCGATCCGGCTGCCGCTGGGGCTGGTACACATACCATCACCTATACCTACACCGATGGAAACGGGTGCGTGAACTCGGACTCAAAGGATATTACCGTGAACCCATTGCCTACTGTTACCCTTGCCGATTTTACTCCCGTTTGCGTGGATGCTGCTCCCTTCACCCTCGATGGCGGCTCGCCTACCGGCGGGGTTTACTCCGGAAATGGTGTTTCGGGTAGTACATTCGATCCGGCTGCTGCTGGTGCTGGCACACATACCATCACATACACCTACACCGATGGCAACGGGTGCGTGAATTCGGCCTCCAAGGATATTACCGTGAACCCATTGCCTACCGTTACCCTTGCCGATCTTACTCCCGTTTGCGTAGATGCTGCACCCATCCCCCTCGATGGCGGCTCGCCTACCGGCGGGGTTTACTCCGGGAATGGCGTTTCGGGTAGTACATTCGATCCGGCTGCTGCTGGTGCTGGCACACATACCATCACATACACCTACACCGATGGCAACGGATGCGTGAACTCTGAGGCTAAGGGTATTATTGTTAAACCTCTACCCTCTGCTACAATATCAACTTCCGATCCTACGGATTGGTGCGAGGGTACAACCATTAACGTAACCTTCACAGCCGAAACTGCCGACAGCTACCAATGGTTGTTGAATGGCAATCCGATTTCCGGCGAAACGAATCCAACCCTGAATGTTAGCGCTGCAGGTATATATAGTTTAAGCGCAACTACAAACGGCTGTACAGCCATAGGCAATACAATTGAAATAAGTGTGATTAGCACCCCAGCTGTTTCAATTGAAACCACTGACCCAGCTAACTGGTGCGAAGGCGACGAGGTTAATGTACTCTTACAAGCTAATCCATCAGGTGGTTCGGCCTACCAGTGGCGTAAGGATGGCAACGATATTGACCAGGCTACCCAACCCCAATACCTGGCTACTGAGGCTGGTACTTATAGCGTGATTGCTACCTTTGCTGGTGGGTGCCAGGCCACCTCAAGCGACTTCATAATCACTGTTAATCCTCTACCTGTGATTGATTTACCTGACGATACAATCAGAATTGACACCACTCAGCAATACACCCTCGATGCTGGAACAGGATTATCCAGTTACCTATGGAACAATTCAACTACTGAACAAACCTTACTGGTTGATGGTCAAACCTACGGTGAGGGTATTTTCAAGTTCTGGGTAACTGTTACCAATGAGTTTGGTTGCGCCGCCACCGATACCGCTGTAATAAAAATTGCACTACCTAACTCTCTCCCAACCGATAAGATGTATAGCATTAGCATTTACCCAAATCCCACAACTGGTAATTTCAGCATTAAGATTACGGGATTTGAACCCGGAAGGTATAAACTGGAGTTTTACAACGCAATAGGAAATAAAGTGAGATCCAGAGATATTACCATTGAAAACACTGAAACTGATATTACCGATAATATGGAGAGGCTTCCAAAAGGGCTATACTACATCAGGTTTGGTAACTCAAAGAAGTATCTGATCCGAAAATTAATTCTCGAATAA
- a CDS encoding DUF1972 domain-containing protein, with product MKVAILGTRGIPNRYGGFERFAEELSQELSKRGYTVYVTSPAAHSCKELNANNIFTVNLRVPRFLTSNLATLYYDYISLKWAIRNNVDAVIECGHSFAPLLLFISASIRGKIITNPDGIEHKRKKWGWIAKSYLRFSEYFAFKLSAQLVCDNRALVQYYSTRYKRKLHYIPYGAHPLMQAPGRPDVLDMLHINEYYLLITRITPENNVETVLSYFAHSDQSCLVVGDLTSGYAKKIVGKYSHFRNIHFLGAIYDQQILNGLRFYCKAYIHGHSAGGTNPSLLEAMACGCFIIAHDNPFNRDILGEQGLYFNNIATLGNCISQFEKLNNVEVNRVKEQNIQAIERNFLWEKVALAYIDVIERLKK from the coding sequence ATGAAAGTAGCTATTCTTGGCACTCGCGGTATTCCCAACCGGTATGGTGGTTTCGAACGATTTGCCGAAGAACTATCTCAAGAACTTAGCAAAAGGGGTTACACGGTCTATGTAACTAGTCCTGCAGCTCACTCCTGTAAGGAACTCAATGCCAATAACATTTTTACGGTTAACTTAAGGGTACCAAGATTTCTCACATCAAACCTGGCTACACTTTATTACGATTACATCTCCCTTAAATGGGCAATTAGGAATAATGTTGATGCAGTTATTGAATGCGGGCACTCTTTTGCCCCGTTACTGCTTTTTATATCGGCGTCAATACGGGGGAAAATAATTACTAACCCCGATGGGATTGAGCATAAGCGTAAGAAATGGGGCTGGATTGCTAAAAGTTACCTGCGCTTTTCGGAGTATTTTGCCTTTAAGCTATCGGCACAACTTGTTTGCGACAACAGGGCGTTAGTCCAGTATTACTCAACCAGGTATAAAAGAAAGCTTCACTACATTCCGTACGGTGCTCATCCCTTGATGCAAGCCCCTGGCAGGCCAGATGTGTTAGACATGTTGCATATCAACGAATATTACCTGCTCATTACAAGAATTACCCCTGAAAACAACGTTGAAACAGTATTAAGTTACTTTGCCCATAGCGACCAATCATGCCTGGTTGTTGGCGATTTAACATCAGGCTATGCAAAAAAAATAGTTGGGAAATACAGTCATTTTAGAAACATTCATTTCTTGGGTGCCATTTATGACCAGCAAATCTTAAATGGCTTGAGGTTTTACTGCAAAGCGTACATCCATGGGCATTCAGCTGGTGGCACTAACCCTTCGTTGCTTGAGGCTATGGCTTGTGGCTGTTTTATTATTGCACACGATAATCCTTTTAATCGTGATATTCTGGGAGAGCAGGGACTATATTTCAACAACATAGCCACACTGGGGAATTGCATTTCCCAATTTGAAAAACTAAACAATGTTGAGGTAAATAGGGTAAAAGAGCAAAACATTCAAGCCATTGAGCGCAATTTCTTATGGGAGAAGGTTGCTTTGGCTTATATAGATGTAATAGAAAGGTTGAAAAAGTAA
- a CDS encoding ATP-binding protein has translation MLNLFKKHRDDELEKRIDCLRSILLFKEVDHSTLRKIATVLESCEVKKDERLFNKGDRDYSLYIVVRGKVKAHDGNHTFATFGPNQYFGEYSLLDSSARSTAVTAMEDSVLLRLHQEQFNRFLQKIPSLSRALLLGLVWRLRDYNVLEAELTAKNLEIKKQKEEIEQQSKELEQLNQMKDKFFAIIAHDLRNPFSTVLSLSELLAKEFANFDQNNLQMFIEQIYKYSNKTFNLLENLLQWSMLQTGRLTPKPQMANLADVINDTIDLLKGTAHNKSINLYWALPTDSYAYFDVNMITTVVRNLISNAIKFTPQNGEVVVQVDAEPDHYKVSVIDTGVGIPDEVIQKLFRIDSNPTTLGTNEESGTGLGLILCKEFVEKNGGTIGVRSVVSKGSTFYFTVPRIEVKKQ, from the coding sequence ATGCTAAACTTATTTAAAAAACATAGGGATGATGAGCTCGAAAAAAGGATTGACTGTTTAAGGTCAATACTTCTTTTCAAGGAGGTTGATCATTCAACTCTTCGTAAAATTGCAACAGTACTTGAGTCTTGTGAGGTTAAAAAAGACGAACGGTTATTCAACAAAGGCGATAGGGACTACTCTTTATACATTGTAGTAAGAGGCAAGGTTAAAGCCCACGATGGCAACCACACCTTTGCCACCTTTGGCCCAAATCAGTATTTTGGGGAGTACTCACTTCTCGATTCCTCAGCTCGATCTACCGCAGTAACTGCCATGGAGGATTCCGTATTGCTTAGGTTACACCAGGAACAATTCAATAGATTTTTACAAAAAATACCAAGCCTCTCCAGAGCTCTTTTACTCGGTTTAGTTTGGCGCTTAAGGGATTACAATGTACTTGAGGCAGAGCTTACGGCTAAAAACCTCGAAATAAAAAAACAAAAGGAGGAAATTGAACAACAGAGCAAGGAACTGGAACAGCTGAACCAAATGAAAGATAAGTTCTTTGCAATCATAGCCCATGATCTTCGAAATCCTTTCAGCACAGTTCTTTCCCTATCGGAGTTGTTGGCTAAGGAGTTTGCCAATTTTGACCAAAACAACCTGCAAATGTTCATTGAGCAGATTTACAAGTACTCCAACAAGACTTTTAACCTGCTCGAGAACCTTTTACAGTGGTCAATGCTACAAACCGGAAGGTTGACGCCTAAACCTCAAATGGCAAACCTGGCCGATGTTATAAACGACACCATTGATTTGCTAAAAGGAACTGCACATAACAAATCCATAAACCTTTACTGGGCCTTACCAACCGATTCATACGCATATTTTGATGTTAATATGATTACAACGGTGGTTCGTAATCTTATTAGCAATGCCATTAAGTTCACACCTCAAAATGGCGAGGTTGTTGTTCAGGTTGATGCTGAACCTGATCACTATAAAGTCTCAGTAATTGATACTGGGGTCGGAATACCCGATGAGGTTATTCAAAAACTTTTCCGCATCGATTCGAACCCAACCACTTTAGGAACTAACGAGGAGAGCGGTACGGGATTGGGTTTAATACTCTGCAAAGAGTTTGTTGAGAAAAACGGAGGTACAATTGGGGTTAGGAGTGTGGTAAGCAAAGGTTCAACATTTTACTTCACTGTGCCGCGCATTGAAGTGAAAAAGCAATGA
- a CDS encoding GAF domain-containing protein, protein MRLKLTIRQKILYYILGSAFIIFSIVFYFISSSSRRLAYEESIKLTNSYARQYALNIESWINQDFAVTRTLAAAFMEYKQMPFDQWQKLIYPMYNRVILTTPHIDAYWDSWELSNLDPNWTLPYGRHFYIVYKQDGVYKTKAEMRSLTGDPPTYGSMKSAAKEIIVEPYISELQRGQMMTTLSSPLLENGKFIGLIGADLILTRFQQLVNTIKPYPNSYAFLLSYKGVFIAHPDSSIFKKNITEVLPEFNNQHNILAQVQKGKAFSFTHQNNKGDKIYYTFEPIRIGNTQTPWSIAIAVPVTDIMAQANKSYNTSLFIALVGLLVIIFMVYFVSNNITLPIKKITQILNEFAKGKIVSSIDIRTSSNDEISQMVEAVSASLAGVNSKTSFAREIGAGNLNVDLALLSDEDQLGKSLIEMRDNLRRARDEEEKRKIEEEKKRWTNEGMAKFGEILRQNNNNLSLLSQELIKNLVWYLNAQVGGLFVLNENKETGDKTVDMVAMFAYDRNRVMQRSYHFAEGLIGACAAERDAIILKEVPQDYIEITSGLGGINPNYIIVVPLIFEEEVMGVIEIASLQEFKEHEVQFLKDIAKSIASTLHTVKVNTLTAELLMKSKEQAEMMAAQEEEMRQNMEELQATQEEAARKTLELEGLVNALNAAAFVMEYDTKGYVININDSYLNFLGANRDDIIGLHHAENLILSETEKASYDKMWSDILRGNIRKHKTRIRVNGQEHLLLETYTPIFDHSGQLLKILKIATDITNI, encoded by the coding sequence ATGAGATTAAAACTTACCATCCGGCAGAAAATACTATACTACATCCTGGGTAGTGCATTTATTATTTTTTCAATAGTTTTTTACTTCATAAGTTCATCGTCGCGCCGTTTAGCATACGAGGAATCCATTAAGCTAACCAATAGTTATGCCCGACAGTACGCCCTTAACATTGAAAGTTGGATAAACCAAGATTTTGCTGTAACCCGGACGCTTGCTGCAGCATTCATGGAGTACAAGCAAATGCCCTTTGATCAATGGCAAAAGCTAATCTACCCCATGTACAATAGGGTTATTCTAACCACTCCACATATAGATGCTTACTGGGATAGCTGGGAGCTAAGCAATCTTGACCCCAACTGGACACTCCCTTATGGCCGGCACTTCTACATAGTTTATAAGCAAGATGGGGTTTACAAAACAAAAGCTGAAATGCGCAGCTTAACCGGCGATCCCCCAACCTACGGTAGTATGAAAAGTGCCGCCAAGGAGATCATTGTTGAACCATACATATCGGAACTCCAACGGGGACAAATGATGACCACCCTCTCATCGCCACTTCTCGAAAATGGTAAGTTTATTGGTTTAATTGGTGCTGACCTAATACTTACCCGCTTTCAGCAACTGGTAAATACCATTAAACCTTACCCCAATAGCTACGCCTTTTTACTATCATATAAGGGTGTTTTTATTGCCCACCCCGATTCCTCAATTTTCAAAAAGAATATAACCGAAGTATTACCTGAGTTTAATAATCAACACAACATACTAGCCCAGGTTCAGAAAGGGAAAGCCTTTAGCTTCACCCATCAAAATAACAAAGGTGATAAGATTTACTACACTTTTGAACCTATCCGAATAGGTAATACACAAACACCTTGGTCAATTGCAATTGCTGTTCCTGTAACCGATATTATGGCTCAAGCAAACAAGAGCTACAACACAAGCCTCTTCATCGCCTTGGTAGGTTTACTGGTAATTATTTTTATGGTTTACTTTGTTTCCAACAACATTACACTGCCCATTAAAAAAATCACCCAAATACTTAATGAATTTGCAAAGGGAAAGATTGTAAGCAGCATTGATATTAGAACCTCATCGAACGATGAAATAAGCCAAATGGTTGAGGCGGTAAGCGCCTCGCTTGCTGGTGTAAACTCCAAAACCTCATTTGCCCGCGAGATTGGTGCAGGAAACCTAAATGTTGACCTTGCGCTGCTAAGCGACGAGGATCAGCTAGGTAAGTCGCTTATTGAAATGCGCGATAATCTCCGTAGAGCTCGTGATGAAGAAGAAAAACGAAAAATTGAGGAGGAAAAGAAGCGGTGGACCAATGAGGGAATGGCAAAGTTTGGTGAAATACTTCGTCAGAACAACAATAACCTTAGCCTGCTAAGCCAGGAACTTATTAAAAACCTTGTTTGGTACCTGAACGCTCAGGTTGGTGGGTTATTTGTTTTGAACGAAAACAAGGAAACTGGCGATAAAACCGTCGATATGGTTGCCATGTTTGCCTACGACAGGAACAGGGTTATGCAACGAAGCTACCATTTTGCCGAAGGTCTTATTGGTGCTTGCGCTGCTGAACGCGATGCTATCATTTTAAAAGAAGTTCCACAGGATTATATAGAGATTACCTCAGGGCTTGGTGGTATTAACCCCAATTACATAATAGTTGTTCCCTTGATATTTGAGGAGGAGGTTATGGGGGTTATTGAAATTGCCTCGCTTCAGGAGTTTAAAGAACACGAGGTTCAGTTCCTCAAGGATATTGCCAAAAGCATTGCATCGACCCTGCATACCGTAAAGGTTAATACCCTGACCGCTGAACTTTTAATGAAATCCAAAGAGCAAGCGGAAATGATGGCTGCCCAGGAGGAAGAGATGCGTCAGAACATGGAGGAACTACAAGCCACCCAGGAAGAGGCTGCCCGTAAAACCCTTGAACTCGAAGGGTTAGTTAATGCCCTGAATGCTGCTGCTTTTGTTATGGAGTACGATACCAAGGGTTACGTGATTAACATCAATGATAGTTACCTCAACTTCCTTGGAGCCAATCGTGACGACATAATTGGATTGCACCATGCAGAGAACCTTATACTGTCCGAGACCGAAAAGGCCTCGTACGATAAGATGTGGAGCGATATTCTCAGGGGAAATATCCGTAAGCATAAAACCCGCATTAGGGTTAATGGACAGGAACATCTACTTCTTGAGACCTACACTCCAATTTTTGACCATAGCGGTCAACTGTTGAAAATTCTAAAAATTGCAACGGATATTACCAACATTTAA
- a CDS encoding DUF2797 domain-containing protein has protein sequence MKGVLTKMGFTNTGNDVSISPEYFLDLDSGRVNLSELIGKGIGLKYLNINRCIHCGRETKKLFGQGFCYPCFIKVPEAEECVLRPELCRAHEGIARDLEFAKANCLVQHYVYLAWTGGLKVGVTRYHQIPTRWVDQGATFAVKICHTPNRYTAGLVEVELKKIFADKTAWQRMLTDSSELPPDFLTHKAKALEFINGKNLSYIPESDVVYRVSYPVIQLSDKVRSVNLEKVNAIEGKLVGIKGQYLIFESGIVINIRNHSGYLVDISF, from the coding sequence ATGAAAGGTGTGCTTACAAAAATGGGGTTCACTAATACTGGCAATGATGTTAGTATTAGTCCAGAGTATTTTCTTGATCTTGATTCAGGTAGGGTAAACCTTTCAGAACTAATTGGTAAAGGTATAGGGCTGAAGTACCTAAATATTAATCGCTGTATTCATTGTGGGCGTGAAACAAAGAAGCTGTTTGGTCAGGGGTTTTGTTACCCATGTTTTATAAAGGTACCGGAAGCGGAGGAGTGCGTTTTAAGGCCTGAACTGTGCAGAGCACACGAGGGTATTGCCCGCGATTTGGAATTTGCAAAGGCAAATTGTCTTGTGCAACACTACGTTTACCTGGCATGGACTGGCGGTTTAAAGGTTGGTGTAACAAGGTATCACCAAATACCCACCCGATGGGTTGATCAGGGAGCAACCTTTGCCGTTAAGATCTGTCATACTCCTAACCGTTATACTGCAGGATTGGTTGAGGTAGAGCTAAAAAAGATTTTTGCCGATAAAACGGCTTGGCAACGTATGCTCACCGATTCAAGCGAGCTACCGCCCGATTTTTTGACCCATAAAGCAAAAGCACTTGAATTTATAAATGGTAAAAATTTAAGTTACATTCCTGAAAGCGATGTGGTTTACCGTGTAAGCTATCCAGTAATTCAACTTTCAGATAAGGTAAGATCCGTTAACCTGGAAAAAGTTAATGCAATTGAGGGGAAACTGGTTGGTATAAAAGGACAATACCTGATTTTTGAATCAGGTATTGTAATCAATATTCGGAATCATTCAGGATACTTGGTTGATATTTCCTTTTAA